One genomic window of Channa argus isolate prfri chromosome 5, Channa argus male v1.0, whole genome shotgun sequence includes the following:
- the LOC137127377 gene encoding limbin-like isoform X2 produces the protein MLQVHFIAHRVTIWYFFFSIQLSCFFSSPSYSRYCHDVPRCETRRAGVMEYRAAQLLCYNGTSQDESWCRLPPQPFPEKHETLYIIHEMQYDPGRREAELADPRMDGSISSSAPPGPRGHSFFRSFTYMPNNLLLRDRRSTLTRHDLGHTLPQVQSVALPSAFGVRFHKCAQVKPDVDPPQLTFSLLIHNMGPLGGTNLSQVAIRDSISGIVPLKTEGKSVEKGYQTFTIDSLSAGSQVVVNYTAQIKSHRSELLDLPAFLTFSNASQNDVSMFGPLTANLTLRVNSTDRIYPHHGFHIAGFAAGFFGTLVLLLLGFLAMKLIAPRTRLNLLQQRRSRVDSDPEYVDSNMTETVKEEAAFEDKMVDIIVLEDPQNMHQALENLEMSTLLRATNNLEATRIQIYKDVLSSLLGSLKTQGLATAQAQQRLLSVLHGQLLGMEGRLKEERAARMAALAGQCNLETREEMEAEHHRQAAEKAQAELFCEHANQPEIELLQCSVLLEKLHKLSQSRLQRMLLVRHEEASAKVQRQIIEWRRVELHKIFSEELDEATRMGELEKSTAKSLQHDYFTCQDQLEEVLDVVLANQRYVLAERHAQRKFLVHSLHSLNSLISDLFSSTSSNLDSWFTHIRKGSTIPTEQLDQLQKKSQKEVMLVRQRLDEALSQERRAMRCGLIKKRRELISNMLSQHKQRQKDLSGLPKGLEGRIEISQHLHCWQGLLTSHSLEQAELINNLDEEATAEIRKVTMRVIQSAIAAVKAIQPSASQAMLKLLPPGAERSLLQLEPEAGPGASTLVQGQERLHQEGKAALHTLSCTREALQDAMERELQEQRELRGRCRAFFRCLCSVQLTLSEDDRLKMKLEFQKCLSVMDRCLVIPYAVSRAKLHTAMAAWRRDNEKKKKNPQFKGKTSKTRHKTDTSNLLLFQKRLEDRIQLFEKEKELESGVMSKVLEEMQKDKEEDLHSQADRLAMQMAVLHYQKAERRTKVLETSRAMLTLHSLLIKQLRVRKSLDRQDMADNIESHCLGLEEAEQQLQKDRTELGSLQLSKAKFASNTTHQEESEDRWDNSEEDEMFQLQQDCRMVVILQDALYKCDQLITLLAERTLELTANNQTNEDLKEQMELKRLYTNCDQNLDFAAWLVKQSQVSAEVLLEALRLLLPTLPESELLSITDALCPKQNPVSSSAEQEHSGCTAGSNQLLPVKLREDVVHKNMLNMPSCTVDRERVQERRKTLMEKLLPGSCLLVPREEAPLVEEKGKQDRFTKAQRPIYKTAMTENTVFDAAKDIVTDTVNERLHNTPDEYTTSASASGGPGSTASGGRLFVFREEHESCENMNVPQRRKKNFLNLKKASVAPTNLP, from the exons ATGCTTCAGGTTCACTTTATCGCGcatagggtaacaatatggtacTTTTTCTTTAGTATCCAATTGTCGTGTTTTTTCTCATCTCCGTCATATTCCCGGTATTGTCACGATGTACCTCGGTGTGAGACACGACGTGCCGGAGTCATGGAGTATAGAGCTGCACAACTGCTTTGTTATAACGGCACCTCTCAGGATGAATCATGGTGCAGATTGCCACCACAGCCCTTCCCGGAAAAACACGAG ACCCTTTACATTATCCACGAAATGCAATATGACCCTGGTCGAAGAGAAGCAGAATTGGCAGATCCTAGAATGGATG GATCCATCtcctcttcagctcctcctggTCCACGGGGACACTCGTTTTTCAGATCATTTACCTACATGCCAAACAACTTACTCCTACGGGACCGCAGAAGCACACTCACTAGACACGACCTGGGCCACACTCTGCCTCAG GTTCAGAGTGTGGCACTGCCATCTGCTTTTGGAGTCCGATTTCACAAATGTGCACAG GTGAAGCCTGATGTTGATCCTCCTCAGCTGACTTTCTCCTTGCTGATTCACAACATGGGTCCTTTGGGTGGCACCAACCTCTCCCAGGTGGCTATTCGGGACTCCATTTCTGGAATAGTGCCCTTAAAAACTGAAGGGAAGTCGGTGGAAAAAGGCTACCAGACATTTACTATTGATTCCTTATCAG ctgGATCTCAGGTTGTTGTCAATTATACTGCTCAAATAAAGAGCCATAGAAGTGAACTACTGGATCTTCCAGCTTTTCTCACCTTCTCTAATGCCTCACAG AATGATGTCAGTATGTTTGGTCCACTGACAGCTAATCTAACACTGAGGGTGAATTCCACTGACAGG ATATATCCTCACCACGGTTTCCATATTGCTGGATTTGCTGCTGGATTTTTTGGCACtttggtgctgctgttgctgggGTTTCTTGCCATGAAACTTATAGCTCCAAGAACCAGGCTTAACCTTCTTCAGCAACGG AGAAGTAGAGTTGATTCAGACCCAGAGTATGTAGACAGCAACATGACTGAGACCGTAAAGGAAGAGGCAGCATTTGAAGACAAGATGGTGGACATCATAGTACTGGAAGACCCCCAGAACATGCATCAGGCTCTGGAGAA CCTTGAAATGTCTACCCTGCTGCGTGCCACCAACAATCTGGAGGCCACCCGAATTCAGATCTACAAGGATGTGTTGTCCTCCTTGCTAGGCAGCCTCAAGACCCAGGGCCTGGCCACCGCACAGGCCCAGCAGAGGCTTTTAAGTGTGCTCCATGGGCAGTTGCTCGGCATGGAGGGGCGGCTGAAGGAGGAGCGAGCAGCCCGCATGGCTGCTCTAGCTGGACAGTGTAATCTGGAAACTCGGGAAGAAATGGAAGCAGAGCACCACAGACAAGCTGCTGAAAAGGCCCAGGCTGAGCTTTTCTGTGAACATGCAAATCAACCTGAAATA GAGCTCCTCCAGTGCAGCGTCCTCCTGGAGAAGCTGCACAAGCTGAGCCAGAGTCGGCTCCAGCGCATGCTTTTGGTTCGGCATGAAGAAGCCTCAGCGAAGGTCCAAAGACAGATCATTGAGTGGCGCAGAGTGGAGCTTCACAAGATCTTCTCTGAGGAACTGGATGAGGCAACACGGATGGGCGAGTTGGAGAAGAGCACAGCCAAGAGTCTTCAGCATGATTACTTCACCTGTCAa GATCAGCTAGAAGAGGTTTTGGATGTGGTTCTTGCCAATCAGCGATATGTATTAGCTGAACGCCATGCACAAAGGAAGTTCTTGGTCCACAGTCTCCATAGCCTCAACAGCCTGATTTCTGACCTCTTCTCTAGTACCTCCAGCAACTTGGATAGCTGGTTCACTCACATCAGAAA AGGGAGCACTATTCCTACAGAGCAGCTGGACCAGCTACAGAAGAAGTCTCAGAAAGAGGTGATGCTGGTGAGGCAGAGATTGGATGAGGCACTGAGTCAAGAAAGGAGAGCCATGCGCTGTGGCCTaattaagaaaagaagagagcTCATTTCTAATATG CTGAGTCAACAtaaacagagacagaaggatCTTTCAGGTCTGCCCAAAGGTCTAGAGGGAAGGATAGAGATATCCCAGCACCTGCATTGTTGGCAGGGCTTGCTTACATCTCACAGCTTGGAGCAAGCAGAGCTCATCAACAATCTGGATGAAGAGGCTACTGCTGAAATCCGCAAG GTGACAATGCGAGTGATCCAAAGTGCCATAGCAGCTGTAAAAGCCAtccagccttctgcatcccaggcTATGCTGAAACTTTTGCCTCCAGGGGCAGAACGCTCTCTGCTACAATTAGAACCAGAAGCAGGACCAGGAGCTAGCACTCTCGTGCAGGGTCAGGAGAGGCTTCACCAGGAAGGCAAGGCAGCCTTACACACACTCAGCTGCACCAGGGAGGCTTTGCAGGATGCCATGGAGAGAGAGCTGCAGGAGCAGAGAGAGCTCAGGGGACGCTGCAGAGCTTTCTTCAG GTGTCTATGCTCGGTCCAGCTCACTCTCTCTGAGGATGACAGGCTGAAGATGAAACTGGAATTTCAGAAGTGTCTATCTGTGATGGACCGCTGTCTTGTGATACCCTACGCTGTTTCCAGAGCCAAACTCCACACTGCCATGGCAGCGTGGCGAAgggacaatgaaaaaaaaaaa AAAAATCCACAATTCAAGGGGAAAACCAGCAAGAccagacacaaaacagacacgTCTAACTTGTTGCTTTTCCAGAAGAGGTTGGAGGACAGGATCCagctttttgaaaaagaaaaggagttGGAGAGTGGTGTCATGAGCAAG GTGTTAGAGGAGATGCAGAAGGACAAAGAGGAGGATCTGCATTCTCAGGCGGACAGACTGGCGATGCAGATGGCTGTCCTCCACTACCAGAAGGCTGAGAGGAGGACCAAAGTCTTGGAGACATCCAGAGCAATGCTCACCCTGCACAGCCTTCTCATTAAGCAGCTCAGAGTGAGAAAGAGCCTGGACAGACAAGACATGGCTGATAATATAGAGAGCCACTGCTTG GGCCTAGAGGAAGCAGAGCAACAACTTCAGAAGGACAGGACTGAGTTGGGCAGCTTGCAGCTGTCTAAAGCCAAATTTGCATCAAATACAACACACCAGGAGGAGTCAGAAGACAGGTGGGATAACAGCGAGGAAGATGAAATgtttcagctgcagcaggatTGCAGGATGGTGGTTATCCTCCAGGATGCACTCTACAAATGTGATCAGCTTATCACGCTGTTGGCTGAGAG GACTCTAGAATTGACTGCCAACAATCAAACCAATGAAgatttaaaagaacaaatggaGCTCAAAAGACTTTATACAAACTGCGATCAG AATCTGGACTTTGCAGCTTGGCTGGTGAAACAGAGCCAGGTGTCTGCTGAAGTTCTCCTTGAGGCCTTGCGTCTCCTTCTCCCTACTCTACCTGAAAGTGAACTCCTTTCCATCACTGATGCCCTCTGCCCTAAACAGAACCCAGTGTCATCGTCTGCAGAGCAGGAGCACTCAGG GTGCACAGCGGGGTCTAATCAACTTCTTCCTGTCAAATTGAGAGAGGACGTGGTGCATAAAAATATGCTAAATATGCCAAGCTGCACTGTGGACAGAGAGCG AGTCCAGGAAAGGAGGAAAACTCTGATGGAAAAACTGCTCCCAGGGTCCTGTCTCTTGGTTCCAAGGGAGGAAGCACCACTAGTTGAAGAGAAAGGAAAGCAGGATCGTTTTACCAAAGCACAGCGGCCTATTTATAAAACAGCTATGACTGAAAATACGGTTTTTGATGCTGCAAAAGACATAGTCACGGACACAGTAAATGAAAGATTACACAACACACCAGATGAATACACAACTTCAGCCTCTGCCAGTGGTGGGCCGGGCAGCACTGCTAGTGGAGGAAGGTTGTTTGTGTTTCGGGAAGAGCATGAATCATGTGAGAATATGAATGTCCcccagagaagaaagaagaatttTCTTAATCTGAAAAAAGCCTCCGTGGCTCCAACAAATCTACCTTGA
- the LOC137127377 gene encoding limbin-like isoform X1, translating to MLQVHFIAHRVTIWYFFFSIQLSCFFSSPSYSRYCHDVPRCETRRAGVMEYRAAQLLCYNGTSQDESWCRLPPQPFPEKHETLYIIHEMQYDPGRREAELADPRMDVGSISSSAPPGPRGHSFFRSFTYMPNNLLLRDRRSTLTRHDLGHTLPQVQSVALPSAFGVRFHKCAQVKPDVDPPQLTFSLLIHNMGPLGGTNLSQVAIRDSISGIVPLKTEGKSVEKGYQTFTIDSLSAGSQVVVNYTAQIKSHRSELLDLPAFLTFSNASQNDVSMFGPLTANLTLRVNSTDRIYPHHGFHIAGFAAGFFGTLVLLLLGFLAMKLIAPRTRLNLLQQRRSRVDSDPEYVDSNMTETVKEEAAFEDKMVDIIVLEDPQNMHQALENLEMSTLLRATNNLEATRIQIYKDVLSSLLGSLKTQGLATAQAQQRLLSVLHGQLLGMEGRLKEERAARMAALAGQCNLETREEMEAEHHRQAAEKAQAELFCEHANQPEIELLQCSVLLEKLHKLSQSRLQRMLLVRHEEASAKVQRQIIEWRRVELHKIFSEELDEATRMGELEKSTAKSLQHDYFTCQDQLEEVLDVVLANQRYVLAERHAQRKFLVHSLHSLNSLISDLFSSTSSNLDSWFTHIRKGSTIPTEQLDQLQKKSQKEVMLVRQRLDEALSQERRAMRCGLIKKRRELISNMLSQHKQRQKDLSGLPKGLEGRIEISQHLHCWQGLLTSHSLEQAELINNLDEEATAEIRKVTMRVIQSAIAAVKAIQPSASQAMLKLLPPGAERSLLQLEPEAGPGASTLVQGQERLHQEGKAALHTLSCTREALQDAMERELQEQRELRGRCRAFFRCLCSVQLTLSEDDRLKMKLEFQKCLSVMDRCLVIPYAVSRAKLHTAMAAWRRDNEKKKKNPQFKGKTSKTRHKTDTSNLLLFQKRLEDRIQLFEKEKELESGVMSKVLEEMQKDKEEDLHSQADRLAMQMAVLHYQKAERRTKVLETSRAMLTLHSLLIKQLRVRKSLDRQDMADNIESHCLGLEEAEQQLQKDRTELGSLQLSKAKFASNTTHQEESEDRWDNSEEDEMFQLQQDCRMVVILQDALYKCDQLITLLAERTLELTANNQTNEDLKEQMELKRLYTNCDQNLDFAAWLVKQSQVSAEVLLEALRLLLPTLPESELLSITDALCPKQNPVSSSAEQEHSGCTAGSNQLLPVKLREDVVHKNMLNMPSCTVDRERVQERRKTLMEKLLPGSCLLVPREEAPLVEEKGKQDRFTKAQRPIYKTAMTENTVFDAAKDIVTDTVNERLHNTPDEYTTSASASGGPGSTASGGRLFVFREEHESCENMNVPQRRKKNFLNLKKASVAPTNLP from the exons ATGCTTCAGGTTCACTTTATCGCGcatagggtaacaatatggtacTTTTTCTTTAGTATCCAATTGTCGTGTTTTTTCTCATCTCCGTCATATTCCCGGTATTGTCACGATGTACCTCGGTGTGAGACACGACGTGCCGGAGTCATGGAGTATAGAGCTGCACAACTGCTTTGTTATAACGGCACCTCTCAGGATGAATCATGGTGCAGATTGCCACCACAGCCCTTCCCGGAAAAACACGAG ACCCTTTACATTATCCACGAAATGCAATATGACCCTGGTCGAAGAGAAGCAGAATTGGCAGATCCTAGAATGGATG TAGGATCCATCtcctcttcagctcctcctggTCCACGGGGACACTCGTTTTTCAGATCATTTACCTACATGCCAAACAACTTACTCCTACGGGACCGCAGAAGCACACTCACTAGACACGACCTGGGCCACACTCTGCCTCAG GTTCAGAGTGTGGCACTGCCATCTGCTTTTGGAGTCCGATTTCACAAATGTGCACAG GTGAAGCCTGATGTTGATCCTCCTCAGCTGACTTTCTCCTTGCTGATTCACAACATGGGTCCTTTGGGTGGCACCAACCTCTCCCAGGTGGCTATTCGGGACTCCATTTCTGGAATAGTGCCCTTAAAAACTGAAGGGAAGTCGGTGGAAAAAGGCTACCAGACATTTACTATTGATTCCTTATCAG ctgGATCTCAGGTTGTTGTCAATTATACTGCTCAAATAAAGAGCCATAGAAGTGAACTACTGGATCTTCCAGCTTTTCTCACCTTCTCTAATGCCTCACAG AATGATGTCAGTATGTTTGGTCCACTGACAGCTAATCTAACACTGAGGGTGAATTCCACTGACAGG ATATATCCTCACCACGGTTTCCATATTGCTGGATTTGCTGCTGGATTTTTTGGCACtttggtgctgctgttgctgggGTTTCTTGCCATGAAACTTATAGCTCCAAGAACCAGGCTTAACCTTCTTCAGCAACGG AGAAGTAGAGTTGATTCAGACCCAGAGTATGTAGACAGCAACATGACTGAGACCGTAAAGGAAGAGGCAGCATTTGAAGACAAGATGGTGGACATCATAGTACTGGAAGACCCCCAGAACATGCATCAGGCTCTGGAGAA CCTTGAAATGTCTACCCTGCTGCGTGCCACCAACAATCTGGAGGCCACCCGAATTCAGATCTACAAGGATGTGTTGTCCTCCTTGCTAGGCAGCCTCAAGACCCAGGGCCTGGCCACCGCACAGGCCCAGCAGAGGCTTTTAAGTGTGCTCCATGGGCAGTTGCTCGGCATGGAGGGGCGGCTGAAGGAGGAGCGAGCAGCCCGCATGGCTGCTCTAGCTGGACAGTGTAATCTGGAAACTCGGGAAGAAATGGAAGCAGAGCACCACAGACAAGCTGCTGAAAAGGCCCAGGCTGAGCTTTTCTGTGAACATGCAAATCAACCTGAAATA GAGCTCCTCCAGTGCAGCGTCCTCCTGGAGAAGCTGCACAAGCTGAGCCAGAGTCGGCTCCAGCGCATGCTTTTGGTTCGGCATGAAGAAGCCTCAGCGAAGGTCCAAAGACAGATCATTGAGTGGCGCAGAGTGGAGCTTCACAAGATCTTCTCTGAGGAACTGGATGAGGCAACACGGATGGGCGAGTTGGAGAAGAGCACAGCCAAGAGTCTTCAGCATGATTACTTCACCTGTCAa GATCAGCTAGAAGAGGTTTTGGATGTGGTTCTTGCCAATCAGCGATATGTATTAGCTGAACGCCATGCACAAAGGAAGTTCTTGGTCCACAGTCTCCATAGCCTCAACAGCCTGATTTCTGACCTCTTCTCTAGTACCTCCAGCAACTTGGATAGCTGGTTCACTCACATCAGAAA AGGGAGCACTATTCCTACAGAGCAGCTGGACCAGCTACAGAAGAAGTCTCAGAAAGAGGTGATGCTGGTGAGGCAGAGATTGGATGAGGCACTGAGTCAAGAAAGGAGAGCCATGCGCTGTGGCCTaattaagaaaagaagagagcTCATTTCTAATATG CTGAGTCAACAtaaacagagacagaaggatCTTTCAGGTCTGCCCAAAGGTCTAGAGGGAAGGATAGAGATATCCCAGCACCTGCATTGTTGGCAGGGCTTGCTTACATCTCACAGCTTGGAGCAAGCAGAGCTCATCAACAATCTGGATGAAGAGGCTACTGCTGAAATCCGCAAG GTGACAATGCGAGTGATCCAAAGTGCCATAGCAGCTGTAAAAGCCAtccagccttctgcatcccaggcTATGCTGAAACTTTTGCCTCCAGGGGCAGAACGCTCTCTGCTACAATTAGAACCAGAAGCAGGACCAGGAGCTAGCACTCTCGTGCAGGGTCAGGAGAGGCTTCACCAGGAAGGCAAGGCAGCCTTACACACACTCAGCTGCACCAGGGAGGCTTTGCAGGATGCCATGGAGAGAGAGCTGCAGGAGCAGAGAGAGCTCAGGGGACGCTGCAGAGCTTTCTTCAG GTGTCTATGCTCGGTCCAGCTCACTCTCTCTGAGGATGACAGGCTGAAGATGAAACTGGAATTTCAGAAGTGTCTATCTGTGATGGACCGCTGTCTTGTGATACCCTACGCTGTTTCCAGAGCCAAACTCCACACTGCCATGGCAGCGTGGCGAAgggacaatgaaaaaaaaaaa AAAAATCCACAATTCAAGGGGAAAACCAGCAAGAccagacacaaaacagacacgTCTAACTTGTTGCTTTTCCAGAAGAGGTTGGAGGACAGGATCCagctttttgaaaaagaaaaggagttGGAGAGTGGTGTCATGAGCAAG GTGTTAGAGGAGATGCAGAAGGACAAAGAGGAGGATCTGCATTCTCAGGCGGACAGACTGGCGATGCAGATGGCTGTCCTCCACTACCAGAAGGCTGAGAGGAGGACCAAAGTCTTGGAGACATCCAGAGCAATGCTCACCCTGCACAGCCTTCTCATTAAGCAGCTCAGAGTGAGAAAGAGCCTGGACAGACAAGACATGGCTGATAATATAGAGAGCCACTGCTTG GGCCTAGAGGAAGCAGAGCAACAACTTCAGAAGGACAGGACTGAGTTGGGCAGCTTGCAGCTGTCTAAAGCCAAATTTGCATCAAATACAACACACCAGGAGGAGTCAGAAGACAGGTGGGATAACAGCGAGGAAGATGAAATgtttcagctgcagcaggatTGCAGGATGGTGGTTATCCTCCAGGATGCACTCTACAAATGTGATCAGCTTATCACGCTGTTGGCTGAGAG GACTCTAGAATTGACTGCCAACAATCAAACCAATGAAgatttaaaagaacaaatggaGCTCAAAAGACTTTATACAAACTGCGATCAG AATCTGGACTTTGCAGCTTGGCTGGTGAAACAGAGCCAGGTGTCTGCTGAAGTTCTCCTTGAGGCCTTGCGTCTCCTTCTCCCTACTCTACCTGAAAGTGAACTCCTTTCCATCACTGATGCCCTCTGCCCTAAACAGAACCCAGTGTCATCGTCTGCAGAGCAGGAGCACTCAGG GTGCACAGCGGGGTCTAATCAACTTCTTCCTGTCAAATTGAGAGAGGACGTGGTGCATAAAAATATGCTAAATATGCCAAGCTGCACTGTGGACAGAGAGCG AGTCCAGGAAAGGAGGAAAACTCTGATGGAAAAACTGCTCCCAGGGTCCTGTCTCTTGGTTCCAAGGGAGGAAGCACCACTAGTTGAAGAGAAAGGAAAGCAGGATCGTTTTACCAAAGCACAGCGGCCTATTTATAAAACAGCTATGACTGAAAATACGGTTTTTGATGCTGCAAAAGACATAGTCACGGACACAGTAAATGAAAGATTACACAACACACCAGATGAATACACAACTTCAGCCTCTGCCAGTGGTGGGCCGGGCAGCACTGCTAGTGGAGGAAGGTTGTTTGTGTTTCGGGAAGAGCATGAATCATGTGAGAATATGAATGTCCcccagagaagaaagaagaatttTCTTAATCTGAAAAAAGCCTCCGTGGCTCCAACAAATCTACCTTGA